The Aquila chrysaetos chrysaetos chromosome 6, bAquChr1.4, whole genome shotgun sequence genome window below encodes:
- the LOC115342475 gene encoding neuroblastoma suppressor of tumorigenicity 1 isoform X1, giving the protein MGCAHRRLGVIGSVNAGTLAGEYSWPARKPCVGFLWGCCRILAELAMMLWFVVGALFPALLLAAPPPINKLALFPDKSAWCEAKNITQIVGHSGCESKSIQNRACLGQCFSYSVPNTFPQSTESLVHCDSCMPAQSMWEIVTLDCPGNDEIPRVDKLVEKILHCSCQACGKEPSHEGALFNVYLNAEENMPAEGPSPHHYARHQQEVEEPPASSHHHHEEEGDE; this is encoded by the exons ATGGGATGTGCCCACCGTCGCCTGGGTG TGATTGGGAGTGTTAATGCAGGCACCTTGGCTGGAGAATACAGCTGGCCCGCAAGGAAACCCTGCGTGGGATTTCTCTGGGGGTG TTGTAGGATTTTGGCAGAGCTGGCCATGATGTTATGGTTCGTGGTTGGTGCCCtcttcccagcactgctcctgGCCGCACCACCCCCCATAAACAAGCTCGCCCTCTTCCCGGATAAGAGCGCTTGGTGTGAGGCAAAGAACATCACCCAGATCGTGGGGCACAGCGGCTGCGAGTCCAAGTCCATCCAGAACAG GGCCTGTCTGGGACAGTGTTTCAGCTACAGCGTCCCCAACACCTTCCCTCAGTCCACAGAGTCCCTGGTTCACTGCGACTCCTGTATGCCGGCCCAGTCCATGTGGGAAATC GTGACACTGGACTGTCCAGGCAATGACGAGATCCCCAGGGTTGACAAGCTGGTGGAGAAGATACTTCACTGTAGCTGCCAGGCTTGCGGGAAGGAGCCGAGCCACGAGGGAGCCCTGTTCAACGTCTACCTGAACGCGGAGGAGAACATGCCCGCTGAAGGTCCCAGCCCCCATCACTATGCCCGCCACCAACAGGAGGTGGAAGAacctcctgcctccagccaccACCATCACGAGGAGGAGGGCGACGAGTGA
- the LOC115342475 gene encoding neuroblastoma suppressor of tumorigenicity 1 isoform X2, translating into MCPPSPGCCRILAELAMMLWFVVGALFPALLLAAPPPINKLALFPDKSAWCEAKNITQIVGHSGCESKSIQNRACLGQCFSYSVPNTFPQSTESLVHCDSCMPAQSMWEIVTLDCPGNDEIPRVDKLVEKILHCSCQACGKEPSHEGALFNVYLNAEENMPAEGPSPHHYARHQQEVEEPPASSHHHHEEEGDE; encoded by the exons ATGTGCCCACCGTCGCCTGGGTG TTGTAGGATTTTGGCAGAGCTGGCCATGATGTTATGGTTCGTGGTTGGTGCCCtcttcccagcactgctcctgGCCGCACCACCCCCCATAAACAAGCTCGCCCTCTTCCCGGATAAGAGCGCTTGGTGTGAGGCAAAGAACATCACCCAGATCGTGGGGCACAGCGGCTGCGAGTCCAAGTCCATCCAGAACAG GGCCTGTCTGGGACAGTGTTTCAGCTACAGCGTCCCCAACACCTTCCCTCAGTCCACAGAGTCCCTGGTTCACTGCGACTCCTGTATGCCGGCCCAGTCCATGTGGGAAATC GTGACACTGGACTGTCCAGGCAATGACGAGATCCCCAGGGTTGACAAGCTGGTGGAGAAGATACTTCACTGTAGCTGCCAGGCTTGCGGGAAGGAGCCGAGCCACGAGGGAGCCCTGTTCAACGTCTACCTGAACGCGGAGGAGAACATGCCCGCTGAAGGTCCCAGCCCCCATCACTATGCCCGCCACCAACAGGAGGTGGAAGAacctcctgcctccagccaccACCATCACGAGGAGGAGGGCGACGAGTGA